From Camelina sativa cultivar DH55 chromosome 20, Cs, whole genome shotgun sequence, the proteins below share one genomic window:
- the LOC104769443 gene encoding omega-amidase, chloroplastic-like → MKSAVSSSLLFNSKNLFKPNPLSCFTLLNSSFIPKLLSPRSITNHTLKLPSSSTSALRSISTSMASSFNPEKARVPSALPLPAPPLTKFNIGLCQLSVTADKKRNISHAKNAIEEAASKGAKLVLLPEIWNSPYSNDSFPVYAEDIDAGGDASPSTTMLSEVSKRLKITIIGGSIPERVGDRLYNTCCVFGSDGELKAKHRKIHLFDIDIPGKITFMESKTLTAGETPTIVDTDVGRIGIGICYDIRFQELAMIYAARGAHLLCYPGAFNTTTGPLHWELLQRARATDNQLYVATCSPARDSGAGYTAWGHSTLVGPFGEVLATTEHEEDIIIAEIDYSILEQRRSSLPLNKQRRGDLYQLVDIQRLNSK, encoded by the exons ATGAAGTCAGCAGTTTCATCGTCACTCTTATTCAATTCGAAGAATCTTTTCAAACCTAATCCTCTGTCTTGTTTCACCCTTCTCAACTCCAGTTTCATCCCTAAGCTATTATCACCGAGATCGATCACTAATCACACCTTAAAACTACCATCTTCGTCAACATCAGCTTTAAGATCCATCTCTACCTCCATGGCTTCCTCTTTCAATCCTGAAAAGGCCAGAGTTCCCTCTGCTCTTCCCTTACCTGCTCCTCCGTTGACTAAA TTCAATATCGGATTGTGCCAGCTATCTGTGACGGctgacaaaaagagaaacatcTCTCACGCTAAGAACGCTATTGAAGAAGCTGCTTCCAAAGGAGCTAAGCTTGTTCTCTTACCC GAAATTTGGAACAGTCCTTATTCCAATGATAGTTTCCCAGTTTATGCGGAGGACATTGATGCGGGTGGTGATGCTTCTCCTTCGACCACAATGCTTTCTGAAGTTTCCAAACGTCTCAAGATTACTATTATTGGTGGCTCTATTCCAGAAAGAGTTGGGGATCGTTTGTATAACACTTGCTGTGTCTTTGGTTCTGATGGAGAGTTGAAAGCTAAGCATCGAAAG ATACATTTATTCGATATAGACATTCCCGGGAAGATTACTTTTATGGAATCAAAAACGCTTACTGCTGGAGAGACACCAACAATCGTTGATACAG ATGTAGGGCGTATAGGAATAGGCATCTGTTATGATATCCGGTTCCAGGAGTTAGCTATGATATATGCTGCAAGAG GGGCTCATTTGCTATGCTACCCGGGAGCCTTTAACACGACAACTGGACCATTGCATTGGGAATTACTACAAAGGGCAAG GGCTACGGATAATCAG TTATATGTGGCGACATGCTCACCGGCCAGAGATTCAGGAGCTGGCTACACTGCATGGGGTCACTCTACTCTTGTCGGGCCT TTTGGAGAAGTATTAGCGACGACTGAGCATGAGGAGGACATTATCATAGCAGAGATTGATTACTCTATCCTTGAACAACGAAG GTCAAGCCTTCCGCTAAACAAACAGCGTAGGGGAGATCTTTACCAGCTTGTAGACATACAGCGCTTGAATTCTAAATGA
- the LOC104769442 gene encoding 17.6 kDa class II heat shock protein-like, whose product MDLGRFPIISILEDMLEVPEEHNEKIRNNPSRAYMRDAKAMAATPADVIEHPNAYAFVVDMPGIKGDEIKVQVENENVLVVSGERKRESKENEGVKYVRMERRMGKFMRKFQLPENADLEKISAVCHDGVLKVTVQKLPPPEPKKPKTIQVQVA is encoded by the coding sequence ATGGATTTGGGAAGGTTTCCGATAATCTCAATCCTCGAAGACATGCTCGAAGTCCCTGAAGAGCACAACGAGAAGATTCGCAACAATCCATCAAGAGCTTACATGCGAGACGCTAAGGCAATGGCTGCTACGCCAGCTGACGTCATCGAGCACCCGAACGCTTACGCTTTCGTCGTTGACATGCCTGGGATCAAAGGAGACGAGATCAAGGTTCAGGTAGAGAACGAGAACGTTCTTGTGGTGAGTGGAGAGAGGAAGAGGGAGAGCAAAGAGAACGAAGGTGTCAAGTATGTGAGGATGGAGAGAAGGATGGGTAAGTTTATGAGGAAGTTTCAGTTGCCTGAGAATGCTGATTTGGAAAAGATCTCTGCTGTTTGTCATGACGGTGTGTTAAAGGTTACTGTTCAGAAACTTCCTCCTCCTGAGCCTAAGAAGCCGAAGACTATTCAGGTTCAAGTTGCCTGA
- the LOC104772225 gene encoding protein BIG GRAIN 1-like D, with amino-acid sequence MHKSKRNPSFSSTLLDEIYNSIDLKSQKNQSFVGSVNTSTKKQSIVFRSVPDRKIHRDRFFGSVSSSSDSNSSIFSSSDTELTHGKKVTSSSRPLCFGPSKTKPRKTEDKTLYHQNRAARVYDDYDYTSDVSRFTRHDENWEHSRTRRSVKSSSGNLKKPKTPASPAGRIVNFINSLFSNNNSKQSNAVKSYPRKTSYDDSAFVRKTSNDYHSSTTTCSSASSFSRSCMNKSYEKSSDRIKRNVRFSPVNVIVPESFTNKEEEYFSNVRKSVKKNVEDGGRRSVEEIAREFLRDYHKNHENSLVKNNDFEDYED; translated from the coding sequence ATGCATAAATCCAAAAGAAACCCGTCATTCTCCTCCACTCTCCTCGACGAAATCTACAATTCCATCGATCTTAAATCCCAAAAAAACCAATCTTTTGTCGGCTCTGTTAACACTAGTACcaaaaaacagagcattgtCTTCCGATCGGTTCCTGACCGTAAGATCCACCGTGATCGATTCTTTGGCTCTGTGTCGTCTTCCTCTGATTCAAACTCAAGCATCTTCTCATCTTCCGACACCGAACTAACTCACGGTAAGAAGGTAACTTCTTCGTCCAGACCGTTATGTTTCGGCCCTTCTaagacaaaaccaagaaaaacagaggacaAGACTCTGTACCACCAAAACAGAGCAGCCCGAGTGTACGACGACTACGATTACACCTCCGACGTCTCCAGATTCACGAGACACGACGAGAACTGGGAGCATTCGAGAACAAGAAGATCCGTTAAGAGCTCTTCCGGAAACCTCAAGAAGCCCAAAACCCCAGCTTCACCAGCCGGACGAATCGTCAACTTCATAAACTCGTTGTTCAGCAACAACAATTCAAAACAGTCCAATGCTGTAAAGAGCTATCCGAGGAAGACGAGTTACGACGACTCAGCTTTCGTTAGGAAAACATCTAATGATTATCATTCATCTACTACAACgtgttcttcagcttcttctttctcaaggTCTTGTATGAACAAAAGCTACGAGAAATCATCTGACCGTATCAAACGAAACGTTAGGTTCTCTCCTGTCAATGTGATCGTCCCCGAGAGCTTTacaaacaaagaagaggaaTATTTCAGTAACGTGAGGAAGTCGGTGAAGAAGAATGTGGAAGATGGAGGGAGGAGATCAGTGGAAGAGATTGCgagagagtttttgagagaTTATCACAAGAACCATGAAAACAGTTTGGTCAAGAATAATGATTTTGAGGATTACGAAGAT